Proteins from a genomic interval of Schistocerca piceifrons isolate TAMUIC-IGC-003096 chromosome 3, iqSchPice1.1, whole genome shotgun sequence:
- the LOC124789614 gene encoding membrane-bound alkaline phosphatase-like, with protein sequence MFLGDGMSIATLTAARMLLGQRQGLSGEEAQLSFEEFPNAGLSKTYCVDAQVGDSACTSTAYLCGVKANTGTMGVTAALTRGDCDAQNNTANHVDSIIKWAQDAGKATGIVTTVTVTHASPGGGYAHIADRNWESDADVIAAGGDPAICPDIADQLVNGNPGRNIKVILGGGRKMFLPNTTVDEEGASGRRCDSRNLISEWLDDKSDRDATASYVWNRDQLLAVDTEKTDYLLGLFESSFMQYHLDADNATEPRLKELTEVAIKMLEKNRNGYFLFVEGGKIDVAHHSTLAHKALDEAIELSEAVRVAHELTDERDTLIVVTADHAHTMSLSGYAARGNDIFGFAGSDSESMPYQTLGYANGPQPYLQTTEDGSRRNLAEVETGDKEYEFPSMVPLYVETHGGDDVAVLSRGPWSHLLTGVFEQNYIPHVMAYAACVGNGLTACNR encoded by the exons ACGTACTGCGTGGACGCACAAGTGGGCGACTCGGCGTGTACCTCTACGGCGTACCTGTGCGGCGTCAAGGCGAACACGGGCACCATGGGAGTCACGGCGGCGTTGACCAGGGGCGACTGCGACGCTCAGAACAATACCGCCAACCACGTCGACTCCATCATCAAGTGGGCGCAG GACGCAGGAAAGGCTACGGGTATCGTGACTACGGTGACGGTAACACACGCGTCCCCTGGAGGAGGTTACGCACACATCGCGGATCGCAACTGGGAAAGCGACGCTGACGTCATCGCTGCTGGAGGCGATCCAGCGATCTGCCCGGACATCGCGGACCAGCTGGTTAACGGCAACCCAGGTCGTAACATAAAG GTAATTCTCGGAGGAGGCCGCAAGATGTTCTTACCTAACACGACTGTGGACGAAGAGGGCGCGAGTGGTCGTCGCTGTGACTCGCGCAATCTCATCTCTGAGTGGTTGGACGACAAGTCGGACCGTGACGCGACGGCCAGCTACGTGTGGAACAGAGACCAGCTGCTGGCCGTGGACACCGAGAAAACTGACTACCTGCTCG GTCTGTTCGAGTCATCTTTCATGCAGTACCACCTGGACGCCGACAACGCAACGGAACCCCGTCTCAAGGAGCTTACGGAAGTAGCTATCAAGATGCTGGAGAAAAATAGGAACGGATACTTCCTGTTCGTAGAGG GAGGCAAGATCGACGTTGCGCACCACTCGACCCTCGCTCACAAGGCGCTCGACGAGGCCATCGAgttgtcggaggcggtgcgggtgGCGCACGAGCTGACGGACGAGCGCGACACGCTGATCGTGGTGACGGCCGACCACGCGCACACCATGTCCTTGAGTGGCTACGCGGCGCGCGGCAACGACATCTTTG GATTTGCCGGCAGTGACTCCGAATCCATGCCGTATCAGACTCTCGGCTACGCAAACGGTCCTCAACCTTACCTACAGACGACGGAGGACGGATCAAGGAGGAATCTGGCCGAAGTCGAGACTG GTGACAAAGAGTACGAGTTCCCGTCTATGGTGCCGCTGTATGTGGAGACACACGGTGGGGACGACGTGGCCGTGCTGAGCCGGGGACCCTGGTCTCACCTGCTCACCGGTGTCTTCGAGCAGAACTACATCCCCCACGTCATGGCGTACGCCGCTTGCGTTGGTAATGGCCTCACCGCCTGCAACAGGTGA